Proteins from one Podarcis raffonei isolate rPodRaf1 chromosome 1, rPodRaf1.pri, whole genome shotgun sequence genomic window:
- the LOC128417964 gene encoding pepsin A-like, giving the protein MKLLLLLGLVALSQCLVTKVPLRKGKSLRQNLKEHGLLEKYLEKHPHNLGSKYFPSQGNANAAEPLENYMDIEYIGTIYIGTPPQQFTVLFDTGSSNLWVPSVYCSSSACSNHNRFNPQQSSTYQATSQSVSVTYGTGSMTGFLAYDTVQVGSIEVTNQIFGLSETEPGTFLYYSPFDGILGLAYPSIASSGATPVFDNMMSEGLVSQDLFSVYLSSNDQSGSFVMFGGVDSSYYSGNLYWVPLSSESYWQITLDSITMNGQAIACSGGCQAIVDTGTSLLAGPPQGISNIQYYIGASNGEVSCSAMNSLPDIVFTINGYEFPVPASAYIRQGQNGYCTSGFESISIPTQSGELWILGDVFIREYYCVFDRANNQVGLAPVA; this is encoded by the exons ATGAAGTTGCTTTTGCTTCTGGGCTTGGTGGCACTCTCCCAGTGCTTGGTGACCAA GGTCCCTCTGAGGAAAGGGAAATCCCTGAGGCAAAACCTTAAAGAACATGGGCTGCTGGAAAAATACCTGGAGAAACATCCTCACAACTTGGGCTCAAAGTATTTCCCCAGCCAAGGCAACGCAAATGCCGCTGAGCCCTTGGAGAATTACATGGAT ATTGAGTACATTGGCACCATCTACATCGGTACTCCACCACAGCAGTTCACAGTCCTCTTTGACACCGGCTCCTCCAACTTGTGGGTCCCTTCTGTGTACTGCTCCAGCTCAGCCTGCT CAAACCACAACCGCTTCAACCCCCAACAGTCCTCCACCTACCAGGCCACCAGCCAGAGCGTCTCCGTCACATATGGCACTGGGAGCATGACTGGATTCCTAGCCTATGACACCGTCCAG GTGGGAAGTATTGAGGTCACCAACCAGATCTTTGGCCTGAGTGAGACCGAGCCTGGCACTTTCCTGTATTATTCCCCCTTTGATGGCATCTTGGGTCTGGCTTACCCCAGCATTGCCTCCTCTGGTGCAACTCCTGTCTTTGACAACATGATGAGCGAGGGTCTGGTGTCTCAGGATCTCTTTTCCGTCTACCTGAGTTC CAATGACCAGAGTGGAAGCTTTGTGATGTTCGGTGGTGTCGACTCATCCTACTATTCCGGGAACCTCTACTGGGTGCCTCTCTCTTCTGAGTCTTACTGGCAGATCACTCTGGACAG CATCACCATGAATGGCCAGGCTATTGCATGTTCCGGCGGCTGCCAAGCTATTGTTGACACTGGTACCTCCCTCTTGGCTGGTCCCCCTCAAGGCATTTCTAACATTCAGTACTACATTGGTGCAAGCAACGGTGAG GTCAGTTGCAGTGCCATGAACAGCCTACCTGACATTGTTTTTACCATCAATGGCTATGAGTTCCCTGTGCCTGCCAGTGCCTACATTCGCCAG GGCCAAAATGGCTATTGCACAAGTGGCTTTGAGTCCATCAGCATTCCTACTCAGTCTGGTGAGCTGTGGATCCTTGGGGATGTCTTCATCCGCGAGTACTACTGTGTCTTTGACAGAGCAAACAACCAGGTCGGCTTGGCCCCTGTGGCATGA